A genomic segment from Malaclemys terrapin pileata isolate rMalTer1 chromosome 1, rMalTer1.hap1, whole genome shotgun sequence encodes:
- the UCHL3 gene encoding ubiquitin carboxyl-terminal hydrolase isozyme L3 codes for MDPELLCMVPRPVCAVLLLFPVTEKYETFRTEEEERIKAQGQNVRSSVYFMKQTINNACGTIGLIHAIANNRDKMNFESDSTLKKFLEDSLPMSPEERAKYLETYEAIRVTHESSAHEGQTEVFHFLNFVYFTNIIL; via the exons ATGGATCCAGAACTACTTTGCATGGTGCCAAGACCTGTCTGTGCGGTGCTACTTCTCTTCCCAGTAACAGAAAAG TATGAAACATTCAgaacagaagaggaagagagaataaAAGCCCAGGGACAAAATGTCAGATCATCAGTATATTTCATGAAGCAAACCATCAACAATGCTTGTGGAACAATTGGACTTATTCATGCTATTGCAAACAATAGAGATAAAATGAACTTCG aatcagATTCTACACTGAAAAAATTCCTGGAGGATTCGTTACCTATGAGTCCTGAAGAGAGAGCCAAATATTTAGAAACCTATGAA GCTATTCGTGTTACTCATGAATCCAGTGCCCATGAAGGTCAGACTGAggtattccattttttaaattttgtttattttacgaACATAATACTTTGA